In Anaerolineales bacterium, a genomic segment contains:
- a CDS encoding ABC transporter permease, with protein sequence MDSVTPREIDYTAPLLSPNASRLKPNKGWAALRLAELWQYRELLYFLVWRDVVVRYKQTLLGVTWAVIQPFMTMVVFSLFFGGLAGVPSDGIPYPIFSFAALVPWTFFANGLGQASNSLVGSANLIKKVYFPRLIIPISGVLGGLPDFLIAFVVLIGLMIFYGLFPALGALIWLPALLILALITALGVGLWLSALNVYYRDVRYIVPFIIQLWMFATPIAYSSSLLPQPWRTLYAINPMVGVIDGFRWALLSGERGNPLTHIAEGVGFQWQTMSMASPPMGMILVSTGVALVILLSGIAYFRRVERTFADVV encoded by the coding sequence TTGGATAGTGTAACTCCTCGCGAAATTGACTACACCGCGCCCCTTTTGTCGCCGAACGCCAGCCGCTTGAAGCCGAACAAGGGGTGGGCGGCGCTGCGTCTTGCCGAACTATGGCAATACCGCGAACTGCTTTACTTCTTGGTGTGGCGGGATGTTGTAGTCCGCTACAAACAGACCCTTCTCGGCGTGACGTGGGCGGTGATCCAGCCCTTCATGACAATGGTTGTTTTTAGCTTGTTTTTTGGCGGCTTGGCGGGTGTCCCCTCGGATGGAATTCCCTACCCCATCTTCAGTTTTGCGGCGCTCGTCCCCTGGACGTTCTTCGCCAATGGGCTTGGACAGGCATCTAACAGCCTTGTGGGAAGTGCCAACCTGATCAAGAAGGTCTACTTTCCGCGCCTGATCATCCCCATCAGCGGTGTTTTGGGCGGATTGCCTGATTTTCTGATCGCTTTCGTTGTGTTGATCGGCTTGATGATCTTTTATGGCTTGTTTCCGGCATTGGGGGCGCTGATCTGGCTACCCGCCTTGCTCATTTTGGCGTTGATCACGGCGTTGGGGGTGGGGTTGTGGCTCTCGGCGCTGAACGTGTATTACCGCGATGTGCGCTATATTGTCCCCTTCATTATTCAACTGTGGATGTTTGCGACGCCCATTGCCTATTCCTCCAGCTTGCTCCCACAGCCATGGCGGACACTCTATGCGATCAACCCGATGGTTGGCGTGATCGACGGCTTCCGTTGGGCGCTGCTGAGCGGTGAGCGGGGGAATCCGCTGACGCATATTGCCGAGGGGGTTGGCTTCCAGTGGCAGACGATGAGCATGGCCAGCCCTCCGATGGGGATGATCCTCGTCTCAACAGGCGTGGCGCTTGTCATCCTCCTCAGCGGGATTGCCTATTTCCGTCGTGTGGAACGCACCTTTGCCGATGTTGTGTGA
- a CDS encoding SUMF1/EgtB/PvdO family nonheme iron enzyme: MRRTLYSVFLALALAACQTTPAPLPTSRPAGGSRNRDVRITVRTVAGFEMVNVPAGCFQMGSGDGRRDEQPVHEVCFAHPFWLDRFEITNAQYGSEGPFPGADLPRTNLTWYEARDFCAQRGGRLPTEAEWEYAARGVEGWHYPWGNRLEDSRAVFDKNNQLQPAPVGSKPAGASWVGALDLAGNVWEWTSSLYRPYPYNPADGRESAEAEGERVHRGGWLSYIDYGISGHTRFRRDPNAPDWFIGFRCVVDN; encoded by the coding sequence ATGAGACGGACTCTATATAGCGTTTTTCTGGCGTTGGCACTAGCAGCCTGCCAGACCACCCCCGCCCCACTCCCCACCTCCCGTCCGGCAGGGGGCAGCCGCAACCGCGATGTGCGCATCACCGTGCGGACTGTGGCGGGCTTTGAGATGGTGAACGTCCCCGCTGGCTGTTTCCAGATGGGCAGCGGGGATGGGCGGCGGGACGAACAACCCGTTCACGAGGTCTGTTTTGCCCATCCTTTCTGGCTGGATCGCTTTGAGATCACAAATGCTCAGTACGGCTCAGAGGGACCCTTCCCCGGTGCTGACCTCCCACGCACAAACCTGACATGGTATGAGGCACGCGACTTCTGCGCCCAACGTGGCGGGCGCCTGCCTACCGAGGCGGAATGGGAATACGCGGCGCGTGGTGTGGAGGGGTGGCATTACCCCTGGGGCAACCGTCTGGAGGATTCGCGTGCCGTCTTTGACAAAAACAACCAGTTGCAGCCCGCGCCTGTCGGCAGCAAACCAGCGGGGGCATCGTGGGTGGGGGCGCTTGATTTGGCGGGGAACGTTTGGGAATGGACGAGTTCACTCTACCGCCCCTATCCCTATAATCCGGCAGATGGGCGCGAGTCAGCGGAGGCAGAGGGGGAGCGCGTCCATCGCGGCGGGTGGCTCAGCTACATTGATTATGGGATCAGCGGACATACACGCTTTCGCCGGGACCCCAACGCGCCGGACTGGTTCATCGGCTTTCGTTGTGTGGTAGACAACTAG
- a CDS encoding F0F1 ATP synthase subunit A translates to MSAFWRGLSAPVRGLIIFIGLVVFIAVACVGPAFFWLPGANSGVGLPVITMPAEILSPRWLFGLDLTNTLTSLIAVDVILIAIALVVGRALRSAPADKFVPRGFTNFIEMIGEFLYNQAYGLVGKFTRWVFPIAASIFLFLLVANWLKLLPGFESIGIVSCAEYNVAAADSDPLATGQNGYPVQGLTEDNPAARPIMALHIDGRGKPEVPADGQNEPSQLGLRTGAKATRADTLKCEETYTWATPPLAAKNQTLFVEETQATINAFAAETKLEGAALYEKLHEKKLEEYLKEQKTALGAQFDEAQAKKDFEHKKPWHFLAEEAAHGAKDTLDKQIAHFYHEYQIYKAGGKEAVEAASSDKLVIIPFFRGLTTDLNVPLALALIVFLLVEFWGIRALGIPYFYKFINLPALGNLGKKPLGAIDFIVGIIEILSEISRLVSLTFRLFGALFAGGILLIVFSFLVAFIAPVPIYLLELVIGGMQAYVFATLTIIYASQAVVSHHGDDHGDGHGDGHDDHH, encoded by the coding sequence ATGAGCGCATTTTGGCGCGGTCTAAGCGCACCTGTGCGCGGTTTGATCATCTTCATCGGGCTGGTGGTGTTTATCGCTGTGGCGTGCGTCGGTCCTGCCTTTTTCTGGCTGCCGGGGGCAAATTCAGGCGTGGGGCTGCCGGTCATTACGATGCCGGCGGAAATCCTCAGCCCGCGTTGGCTCTTTGGCTTGGATTTGACGAATACCCTAACGTCCTTGATCGCAGTGGATGTCATTCTGATCGCCATTGCGTTGGTTGTTGGACGTGCGCTGCGCAGTGCGCCGGCGGATAAATTCGTCCCACGCGGCTTCACCAACTTCATCGAGATGATCGGCGAATTTCTCTACAACCAAGCCTATGGGTTGGTTGGTAAGTTCACCCGCTGGGTCTTTCCCATTGCGGCAAGCATTTTCCTGTTCTTGTTGGTTGCTAACTGGCTGAAACTGCTTCCGGGTTTCGAGAGCATCGGGATCGTCTCGTGTGCGGAATATAACGTCGCCGCCGCCGATAGCGACCCGCTTGCCACTGGGCAGAACGGCTACCCCGTTCAGGGCTTGACGGAAGATAACCCCGCCGCCCGCCCGATTATGGCGCTCCATATTGATGGGCGCGGCAAGCCGGAAGTCCCTGCCGATGGGCAGAACGAACCCTCGCAGCTTGGCTTACGAACAGGGGCAAAGGCAACCCGTGCCGATACCCTGAAGTGCGAGGAAACCTACACATGGGCAACCCCCCCTCTTGCTGCTAAAAATCAGACGCTGTTCGTTGAGGAAACGCAGGCGACCATCAACGCCTTTGCTGCCGAGACGAAACTGGAAGGGGCAGCGCTCTATGAGAAACTGCATGAAAAGAAACTCGAAGAGTATCTGAAAGAGCAAAAGACCGCTCTTGGCGCTCAGTTTGACGAGGCACAGGCAAAGAAAGACTTTGAGCATAAAAAGCCATGGCACTTCCTTGCCGAAGAAGCCGCACACGGGGCGAAAGACACCCTCGACAAACAAATTGCGCATTTCTATCACGAGTATCAAATCTACAAAGCGGGTGGCAAAGAAGCTGTTGAGGCTGCCAGCAGCGACAAACTGGTGATCATCCCCTTCTTCCGGGGCTTGACAACAGACCTCAACGTCCCCTTAGCGTTGGCGTTGATCGTCTTCTTGCTTGTTGAGTTCTGGGGCATTCGGGCGCTTGGTATCCCGTACTTCTACAAGTTTATCAACCTGCCTGCGTTGGGCAATTTGGGCAAGAAACCGCTCGGTGCCATTGACTTCATCGTCGGGATTATCGAGATTCTCTCAGAAATTTCCCGCCTTGTCTCGCTGACCTTCCGTCTTTTTGGCGCGTTGTTCGCGGGCGGCATCCTTCTGATCGTCTTCAGCTTCCTCGTGGCGTTCATCGCCCCGGTGCCGATCTACTTGCTGGAGTTGGTCATTGGTGGGATGCAGGCATATGTGTTTGCCACCTTGACGATCATCTACGCTTCGCAAGCGGTGGTGTCGCATCACGGTGACGATCACGGCGACGGGCATGGCGACGGTCACGACGACCATCACTAA
- the plsX gene encoding phosphate acyltransferase PlsX, whose translation MRIVIDVMGSDERPFPDIEGAVQAGRYFHELNGRESDPVTLILVGDQKVIRAELTKWGAQDLPLEIVHASQVIEMKEKASRAARSKPDSSMRVGMEMVGTGKADAFVTAGNTGAALALATVHALRRLPGVRRPALTSLMRVENEKTVVLVDLGANADSRPEWLVQFGVMGSLYAQHVLGQANPRVALLSNGEEEGKGNKLVRDAAGLFPKAGINYMGNVEPRDVLQGAADVVVADGFVGNIMLKSLEAAGDTMFRSLRRELSLNPIRMLGAFLSRPAFVKLYRQVDPFEIGGAPLLGVNGIVIVAHGRTNAKGIKNAILQAHRAARANVISAIQHGMARYAGIAEDEIDEVTVIKRPRRNRLANILRWRFSPLRLRRRGRGRGRRNAGLLNS comes from the coding sequence ATGCGGATTGTCATTGATGTCATGGGCAGCGACGAGCGCCCATTCCCAGACATTGAGGGGGCGGTACAGGCGGGGCGCTACTTCCACGAGCTAAACGGGCGGGAGAGCGACCCCGTTACCTTGATACTCGTCGGAGATCAGAAGGTTATCAGAGCAGAATTGACCAAGTGGGGGGCGCAAGACCTCCCGCTTGAGATTGTCCATGCCTCACAAGTTATTGAGATGAAGGAAAAAGCAAGCCGCGCCGCCCGCAGCAAGCCCGACTCCTCGATGCGGGTGGGGATGGAGATGGTCGGCACGGGGAAGGCAGATGCTTTTGTGACGGCAGGAAACACCGGCGCGGCACTGGCTCTGGCGACAGTTCACGCCCTGCGCCGCCTGCCGGGGGTGCGTCGTCCGGCGCTCACCTCCCTAATGCGCGTAGAGAACGAAAAAACCGTCGTCCTTGTCGATCTAGGGGCAAATGCCGATTCGCGCCCCGAATGGTTGGTGCAGTTTGGGGTGATGGGTAGTTTGTATGCACAGCACGTCCTCGGACAGGCAAACCCTCGTGTCGCTTTGCTCTCCAACGGGGAGGAAGAAGGCAAGGGGAACAAATTGGTGCGCGATGCTGCCGGGTTGTTCCCCAAGGCGGGGATCAATTACATGGGCAATGTTGAGCCGAGGGACGTTCTGCAAGGGGCGGCAGATGTTGTTGTTGCCGATGGGTTCGTCGGCAACATCATGCTCAAATCGCTTGAGGCGGCGGGCGATACGATGTTTCGCTCTCTGCGGCGCGAACTGAGCCTGAATCCGATTCGGATGTTGGGGGCGTTCCTCTCCAGACCCGCCTTTGTCAAACTCTATCGCCAAGTAGACCCCTTTGAGATTGGTGGAGCGCCACTTTTGGGGGTGAACGGCATCGTGATTGTGGCGCATGGGCGGACGAACGCAAAGGGCATCAAAAATGCCATTTTGCAAGCACACCGTGCCGCACGCGCCAACGTGATCAGCGCCATTCAGCACGGGATGGCACGCTATGCGGGCATTGCCGAGGACGAGATTGACGAAGTTACCGTGATCAAACGTCCGCGCCGCAACCGCTTAGCAAACATCCTCCGCTGGCGCTTCAGTCCGCTGCGTTTACGCCGTCGGGGTCGGGGGCGCGGGCGGCGAAACGCTGGCTTGTTAAATTCATGA